Proteins co-encoded in one Bremerella sp. TYQ1 genomic window:
- a CDS encoding UvrB/UvrC motif-containing protein produces MKCQQCEKPATFHITELTGDKPHELHLCEQCAQSYLTQNPSGGSPIQPSLAGMLHHQLKVADTAKELAKLDEQVCPICGISFYEFRNQGRLGCPHDYTCFASELDPLIVNIHGDTEHSGKHPKHHQQTSQEQTRLIQLHNDMKVAVEKEDYERASQIRDEIRKIEGGEA; encoded by the coding sequence ATGAAGTGTCAACAATGCGAAAAGCCAGCCACGTTCCACATTACGGAACTTACCGGCGATAAACCGCACGAACTCCATTTGTGCGAGCAGTGCGCGCAGTCCTACTTAACGCAGAACCCCAGCGGTGGCTCTCCGATTCAGCCTTCGTTGGCCGGCATGCTGCATCATCAGCTGAAAGTGGCCGACACCGCCAAGGAACTCGCCAAGCTCGACGAACAGGTCTGTCCGATCTGTGGCATCAGCTTCTACGAGTTCCGCAACCAAGGCCGCCTCGGCTGTCCGCACGACTATACCTGCTTCGCCAGCGAACTCGATCCGCTGATCGTCAACATCCACGGCGATACCGAGCACAGCGGCAAACACCCCAAGCATCATCAGCAAACCTCGCAAGAGCAGACACGCTTGATCCAGCTTCATAACGACATGAAGGTGGCCGTCGAAAAGGAAGATTACGAGCGTGCCTCCCAAATCCGCGACGAAATCCGTAAGATTGAGGGAGGAGAAGCCTGA
- a CDS encoding HD-GYP domain-containing protein, with product MAISVETKTRQSFLPVPLATLCLTADLPVDVFGCLHQGSEPILLRRRNVEVADDEFPRLLESGVETVYIPRDQADIFQKYLQDNVRNIISNEEIPVERRLDFLNNTGRTMLQELFRADNLDKTVESVGVLSEHMTTLISQDSVIASEMFDVLRHDYHTYTHTYNVASYVMLLAQGMGIADETELKAISVGGLLHDLGKLRIPNHVLTKKERLTDAEWKLIQRHPTDGFVALAERSELSYEQLMMVYQHHEKLDGSGYPVGIDGDEIHFYAQICTVVDIFEALTSNRPYRNPNTRKEAFEILEQMVPLKLNGEMVRCWKALMMP from the coding sequence ATGGCGATTTCCGTCGAGACTAAAACACGACAAAGCTTTCTTCCGGTACCGTTAGCGACATTGTGTCTGACGGCAGATTTACCGGTGGATGTATTTGGTTGTCTTCATCAAGGCTCCGAGCCAATTCTTCTGCGGCGGCGTAACGTCGAAGTGGCAGACGACGAGTTTCCCAGACTGCTGGAGAGTGGTGTCGAGACGGTCTACATTCCTCGCGATCAAGCCGACATCTTTCAGAAGTATCTGCAAGACAACGTTCGCAACATCATCAGCAACGAAGAGATCCCGGTCGAGCGGCGACTCGACTTCTTAAACAACACCGGCCGCACGATGCTGCAAGAGTTGTTTCGGGCCGACAACCTCGACAAGACGGTCGAAAGTGTTGGGGTCCTCAGCGAGCATATGACCACGTTGATCTCGCAAGATTCGGTCATCGCCAGCGAGATGTTCGACGTGCTGCGGCATGACTATCACACCTACACACATACTTACAACGTCGCAAGTTACGTCATGCTGTTAGCTCAGGGAATGGGCATCGCGGACGAAACCGAACTGAAGGCGATCTCTGTCGGCGGACTTCTGCACGACTTGGGAAAACTGCGAATCCCCAACCACGTGCTGACGAAGAAAGAGCGATTGACCGATGCCGAGTGGAAGCTGATTCAGCGGCACCCGACTGATGGCTTTGTCGCTTTGGCTGAGCGTTCCGAGCTTTCGTACGAACAGTTGATGATGGTTTATCAGCACCATGAAAAGCTTGATGGATCTGGGTATCCGGTCGGTATCGATGGCGACGAGATCCATTTCTATGCCCAGATTTGTACGGTCGTCGATATTTTCGAGGCCCTGACAAGCAATCGCCCTTATCGCAATCCGAACACCCGCAAAGAGGCGTTCGAGATCTTGGAGCAGATGGTTCCACTAAAACTTAACGGGGAGATGGTCCGATGCTGGAAAGCATTGATGATGCCATAG
- a CDS encoding class I SAM-dependent methyltransferase encodes MRSVALACWALLLLSSVAAYAQEVAAPESVKPGINERFLDPELDVEAWVNRFEVESREVFQAKQEIVERMKLSPGDRIADIGTGTGLFVEPFSAAVGNEGWVYALDIAPKFVERVEKLAEIRGLNNVTPVLCSEDDIRLAPGSINAAFICDVYHHFEYPEQSLASIHKAMKPGGKLVVIDFKRIPGESREWTLDHVRAGQEVFRAEIEKAGFRFVNEVEVPSFKENYFLQFERK; translated from the coding sequence ATGCGTTCTGTGGCACTTGCCTGTTGGGCTTTACTCTTGCTTTCTTCGGTTGCCGCATACGCTCAGGAAGTGGCCGCGCCTGAAAGTGTGAAGCCTGGGATCAACGAGAGATTCCTCGACCCCGAACTAGACGTCGAGGCTTGGGTGAATCGATTTGAAGTCGAAAGCCGCGAGGTGTTTCAGGCCAAGCAGGAGATTGTCGAACGGATGAAGCTTTCGCCGGGGGATCGGATCGCCGACATCGGCACAGGGACAGGGCTGTTCGTCGAACCCTTTTCGGCAGCAGTCGGCAACGAAGGCTGGGTCTACGCTCTCGATATTGCCCCGAAGTTTGTCGAGCGAGTCGAGAAGTTGGCCGAGATTCGCGGCCTTAACAATGTAACCCCGGTCCTATGCAGTGAAGACGACATCCGCTTGGCACCTGGCAGCATTAATGCGGCTTTCATCTGCGACGTCTACCATCACTTTGAATACCCTGAGCAGTCGCTCGCATCGATTCATAAAGCGATGAAGCCAGGCGGGAAGCTGGTCGTTATCGACTTCAAACGCATCCCCGGAGAATCGCGCGAATGGACGTTAGATCATGTCCGCGCCGGGCAAGAAGTCTTCCGCGCAGAAATTGAAAAAGCAGGCTTCCGTTTCGTCAACGAAGTCGAAGTGCCATCGTTTAAAGAGAACTACTTCCTGCAATTTGAACGGAAGTAG
- a CDS encoding putative quinol monooxygenase, protein MRTMIHVIATIELKPDTRDAFLALFHELVPKVLEEDGCITYGPTIDVDANLGDVQTGPRDHVVTVVEAWESVEHLQAHLVAPHMNDYRDQVKDMVTDMKVQVLAPA, encoded by the coding sequence ATGCGCACCATGATCCACGTCATCGCCACCATCGAACTGAAGCCTGATACCCGCGATGCCTTCCTGGCGCTCTTCCACGAACTGGTACCCAAAGTTCTGGAAGAAGATGGCTGCATCACCTACGGCCCGACGATCGACGTCGACGCCAACTTGGGCGACGTTCAAACCGGCCCCCGCGATCATGTCGTGACCGTCGTCGAGGCCTGGGAATCGGTCGAGCACCTGCAAGCTCACCTGGTTGCGCCTCATATGAACGACTACCGCGACCAAGTCAAAGACATGGTCACCGACATGAAAGTTCAAGTCTTAGCCCCAGCCTAA
- the trpE gene encoding anthranilate synthase component I, translating into MPYLPEFSEFDQLADKFEIIPVYRRLISDSMTPVSAFHKLDTGEPACLFESVVGGEKVGRYSFIGIHPEYHISATRDQVTISRKDGSTETFTSANPLEELRKRLDTGSVAHIEGLPPFNGGAIGYAGYDVVRYVENLPNAPEDDRKLPDLSFGFYNNLVVFDNVTKTAYVIVMAKCPQGESADRQAIYDAACQQAEEIVAQLTKHDPTLTPTDIDLAGYPTIPYRSNFTQEDFEAAVRKCVEYIEAGDIFQVVFSQRLAVDIQSDPFEIYRTLRIVNPSPFMFFLRSPETTLVGSSPEIMVRVMDGTVTVRPLAGTRPRGLTEAEDARLAEELLADPKERAEHVMLVDLGRNDVGRVAKYRSVQLSDVMAIERYSHVMHITSNVTGELPEGKDAFDAMAACLPAGTVSGAPKVRAMEIIDEIEPHRRGPYAGAVGYIDYGGNMDTCIALRTIVIQDGTAYVQAGAGIVADSDPQMEYQETLNKARGILKAIEITEKRSAAAKSQR; encoded by the coding sequence ATGCCGTATCTCCCAGAGTTTTCCGAGTTTGATCAGCTCGCGGACAAGTTCGAGATTATTCCCGTTTATCGGCGATTGATCAGCGATTCGATGACCCCTGTCTCGGCATTCCACAAACTGGACACTGGCGAGCCTGCTTGCTTGTTTGAAAGTGTCGTCGGCGGAGAGAAAGTCGGCCGATACAGCTTTATCGGCATCCATCCCGAATACCACATCAGCGCAACGCGCGATCAGGTCACCATCAGCCGAAAAGATGGCAGCACCGAGACCTTCACGAGTGCGAACCCGCTGGAAGAGCTTCGTAAGCGACTCGATACCGGCAGCGTCGCCCATATCGAAGGGCTCCCCCCGTTCAACGGTGGTGCGATTGGCTACGCGGGGTACGACGTCGTCCGCTACGTCGAAAACCTGCCCAACGCTCCGGAAGACGACCGCAAGCTGCCAGATCTTTCGTTTGGGTTCTATAACAATTTGGTCGTGTTCGATAACGTCACGAAAACTGCCTACGTGATCGTGATGGCGAAATGCCCCCAGGGGGAATCGGCCGACCGCCAGGCCATCTACGACGCCGCTTGCCAGCAAGCCGAAGAAATTGTCGCCCAACTGACCAAGCACGATCCGACACTAACCCCCACCGATATCGACCTGGCAGGGTACCCAACGATTCCCTACCGCTCGAACTTCACGCAGGAAGACTTCGAGGCGGCCGTCCGCAAATGTGTCGAGTACATCGAAGCCGGCGATATCTTTCAGGTCGTCTTCAGTCAGCGACTGGCGGTCGACATTCAAAGCGATCCGTTCGAGATCTATCGGACGCTGCGGATCGTGAATCCGAGCCCGTTCATGTTCTTCCTGCGATCGCCTGAGACAACACTCGTCGGAAGTTCTCCAGAGATCATGGTTCGCGTGATGGATGGCACGGTAACCGTTCGTCCCCTAGCCGGCACACGTCCAAGAGGCTTAACCGAAGCGGAAGATGCTCGCCTGGCCGAAGAACTTCTGGCCGATCCCAAAGAACGTGCCGAGCATGTCATGCTGGTCGATCTCGGCCGTAACGACGTCGGCCGTGTCGCGAAGTACCGCAGCGTTCAATTGTCGGACGTGATGGCGATTGAACGTTATAGCCATGTGATGCACATCACCTCGAACGTGACCGGAGAGTTGCCGGAAGGGAAGGACGCTTTCGACGCGATGGCGGCCTGTTTGCCGGCCGGGACGGTCTCTGGCGCACCCAAGGTTCGTGCGATGGAAATCATCGACGAGATCGAACCACATCGACGCGGCCCTTACGCTGGCGCGGTTGGCTATATCGACTACGGCGGTAACATGGATACATGTATCGCCCTGCGAACAATTGTCATCCAAGATGGCACCGCGTACGTTCAAGCCGGCGCGGGGATCGTTGCGGACAGCGATCCGCAGATGGAATACCAGGAAACGCTTAACAAAGCGCGCGGCATCTTGAAAGCGATCGAGATTACCGAAAAACGTTCGGCCGCCGCGAAAAGCCAACGCTAA